tctgtatttctaaatgtttttcttttcttttgcctgaCCCTGCATTGGTGGGACATGGGTTACATTTATGAGTTCTGGAGGAAGAATTAATTGCTGAACATGACACTATAGTTATACCTCTAAATATTACTGACCACATTCTTAAAAGAAGGATCATAcagatcattattttttaaaaaggtgggaTTAATGGTTTCTGTCTCTATCTTACCTGGTCAGTGAGACATGCCTATAACCTTGTGCTTATCCAACCCTCCTCTACAAAATGGGTTAAATAAACAGGAAGCCATTGACCTTATTTAAATTGCTCTTAGCTTTATGGATCAGCCCTCTAGCTGAACCTAATTGTCCTGCCACAAGGAGAATTATCtggataaaaattaattaaaagtggaaagaagagaaagtgatTGCTGCTATAAAGGAAgcttatgggaagtcctttgaCATGCTCTAAAGTATATGTAAAGATCACTATTATCTGTTTGATAGTGTCATGGAGAAAGTAACATTTTAATCCAAAATACATACCAAACTTGATAAGCAGTTAATACCAGCATATTGGGTATATAAGCCAACATTGACTGAAACATTCTAAAAAAGGCCTGGGAGGTACAATTGACATTTCAGAGTTTGCCCTTTTgtcctgaaattccttcttcctttagtGCTATATCCTATACCTTTATAGGAAAGCTTTAGCCATACATGATTATATACTTCAAAGACCCATGTGCTCTTTAAAATATCCAATTAAGGGTAAGTGCTACAATGTTTAATGTTAACATCTCGCCTCTTGAAATTTAGAAAATCATGTAGATTATTCACAGTCTACATTATTTCATGGTGACAATCCACTGGAGTAGAAATCCCATCTTTTGCATGGCTCTTGTGCCCTTCTCACAGCTCGCAGTCCTCACCAGCACTGTCCCCCTGTGCTTAACTGAAGAAGGAACCATTCATATCCCAGGTTCTATGCCCCAGGAGGTGAATTCTCACAGACTACAATGTGAACAATAGCATTTGGATTTTTGCAACTTAGTGTATGTCTACACATTAtatctatatacctatatatttataGGTAAATATAATAGACAAACATAAAATCTATAAATGGagagatgatagatgatagatagacagacagacagaaaggaagaatctGGAAGAAGATATATAATGATGAAAGATTGACCATGTGTTGAGAATTACTTAAGGCATTTCATTGGTACatgttattttgttaaattacacattcttttattaaatatttgaaaataaaaacttccaaaagtatgttttaaagaaaaaatgcatataaatgtgTGCCCACATAGATAAATGTAGATAGAAATGTGCGTGTATGTATTTTGGAAACTGCTGTAAATATATTTGGGGAAATCATATATGGTATTTAGGGTGGACAATATGACCTTTCTGAAGGTAATTTAACTAGGAATTGAAAAAGTTCATATCACCTGCTCTGTAAACTTCAGTTCTTAAAATTTACCCTGTGAAATCATAGGTgtcttataataataaaaaaacccttTAACTTCAAGTGTTCACATCACATTAAGtgacaaatcaaaataaaaacataatgaatgtATAACTCCCAGTTActagaagaaatgtttaaaatgatatCTTTGTGAGATGGCCAAGTGccacatttttttatattttttataatttaaaaatattcatttattaattagaaaataatacacCTAACAATCTCCTGGAGATTTCATGATTTTCCAGAAGGGGCAATTTATTACCTATCTGTTCATTTTCTGATCACTTGATTAGCATGAACACACTTGTTTATATTGAAGCTGAACTTCACCACTTTTATATACCTCTAGAATATTCTAGCAGTTGAAGTGTTCAACTTGATATAAGCTTGCAGAGAGATGCCGACATCCTTGGTATTGTGggggaaaaataataactaagGTGCTAAGGAGTtgcttaaaacaatttaaataatatttacatacCTAAAACCTTCTTGTCATACATcaaaagttaaacagaattaAACAAGAATCAGATACAGATGCAAGGCCTTCagtgaagaaggaggaaaagaacaaGACATTCAACAGCCAGCATCCACAGGATCTGGTACACACCTTTCTGCATAGAACCCAAAGCAATGCAAGCGTGATCCGCCCAGAGGAGAGAAGAGCAACTGAATGTTTTCTGCAGCGATGACAACACTCCAGTTTTAGTGGGGCAATGTCAGAGGGCAGAATTTAGTGACCAGATCATCTATGTAGAAACCTGGGTCAACCCAAGGGAAGTGGATTGGCAAAGAGTGAAGCCTCTGAGTGGTAGACATGGGATCCTGTTGTGGCTCTAAAACAGGTAGGAAATACtgtatttgccatgtataatgcgctcCCACGTTTTTGTACACATTTTACATGAGATTGTTATGCCCATTATTATACTCATGGCATGTAATCgctatacccatgtataatgcacatccttggttttccctaaaaaatttgggcaaaaaggactgcattatacatggcaaaatacagtagtaaaATTGAGTAAGAAAACAAAGTCACAGCTCAGCTATCATGACGGGGTAATAGATTATAGGAAAGCTGGATActaaaaaaaactatgatacatttattgaaaactttcaACTCACTGGAGAATGAAAGCACTGACTTTATTTTCCCAATCACTGTTTTTAtcctctttctgagcctctgaGAACATCTCAGGCAGATTTGAAATGCTTCCACTTATAGAATACCTACCTTTTTCCCTCTTCTAGACTAGCACCTCTGCTAGTCTGCAGCCTTGAGCGCTCAGCAGGCCTCTTATCAGCCAAACAAAaactagattttctttctttgcaagcACCCAAAACCTTAAGAGATTCTTTTGTAGCACCCCTTCACTTGGcttggattgaaaaaaaaaaactttcccatTCTTCTACAAGGACTGCAGTGAAACACCTCCCACTACTCTGTTGTGCACTCCCCCCATAAGGTAGAACACTCCCTTGATTATTTCTTCTCCTAGCCTGACCTTCTCTTTATATAGATATGGGGGGAAGAAGAAGGACAGTGTGATTTATATTAACACAGTGAGTTTTATTCAGAGATATCTGGCCCTGGTAACTATTCACTGGGAGTCTTAGCTTCAATGCTGAAATTCTAAGGAACCTAGAAGCTGgtgctgtgctaagtgctttctCCACTGGgaactggttttatttatttccttatggCAAGATAAGGTAACTATGGCCTACAAAGAAAGTCTATCCAGTGTCATTTAGGCAGCTTGTGTAATTGCAGATTTTGTATTCTTGCTTGTCTACTTTCAAAGCTATGTGTGATTGTTTTCTACTATATTTCCACATAGTATACCAGAAACACTCACTTTAGAGATCACCATGGGTGAGATTCTAATAGAATTCATTATTCTTCTGAGATCTGGATCAGGGCATGTTGGAAGCTGAGTTTATAGCAAACTATATTTCTCAGTAATTCTCACCAAgcagggtaagggaaggagaataataaaaatacttctcCTTAACCATCATTTCCCCAAAGAAGGTTCTTACAGATTTACCTATGAGTGCATCTTTGTGCCTATTACACACAAACTTACATTTTCTGATAGAGTATACTTATTGAACAGGTTTTTGGTTCAGCAGATATTTCACAGCAGTTTTTACATCCTTATTTCTCAAGCTATAGATTATAGGATTTAGCATGGGGGTCACTACCCCATAAAACAGGGAAATAAGCTTGTCTGAAGTTTGCAACTTGTCTTCCCCAGGCAGTCCTTGAGACTTGGGCTTGGCATACATAAAGAAGATGGTGCCGTAAAATATGATCACCACAGTCAGATGTGCTGAGCAGGTGGAAAAGGCCTTGCGTCTCCCTGTGGCTGAGTTCATTCTCAGGATGGTGTAGAGGATGAACAcgtaggagaaaaaaatgaccaacAGTGGAAGAACCAGGAATGCCATATTTGATATCAACATGGTAATGATATTGAGGGATATATCAGCACAAGCTAGCTTAAGGACAGCTAATATTTCACATGTGAAGTGATTGATAATATTATTCTCGCAGAAAGGCAATTGCATGGCAAGAGATGTTTGCACAACCGAGTTGATTCCGCCAGAGAGCCATGACACAGAAGCCATCAGTACATATGCCACCTTGCTCATGATGATGGGGTATCTCAGGGGgttacagatggccacatagcggtcaaaTGCCATCATGCCGAGGAGCAAACACTCTGTTGACCCCATTGCAAACCCAAAGAACATCTGTACTGTGCATCCAGAGAAGGAAATGTTCCTTTTCTTTGAGATTAAGCTCACCAAAGTTGAGGGAACAGAGGAGGATGTGTAGCAGATATCCAGGAGAGAGAGGTTGcccaggaagaagtacatgggggtgtggagACGGGAATCAAAGATGCATGCTATGATCAGAACACCATTGCCAATCAGAATCACTAGATACATAACTAGAATTAGAACAAAGTAAATGATCTCAGTCTTTGGGTATCCAGAAAGACCAAGAAGAAGAAATTCTGATACAAATGTCTTGTTAATTTTATCCATGTCTTCTGCTTTCAGAAGGAAGatctaatataaaatacattcactgacaaaaaacaaatgtaaaaaattaactgaaaaattcatattttcaaaatgtattataagGAGTTTTTGCTTGAAGCTCTGATATCCAATTATCTTCAACAAAGCATGTAACTAGATTACAATGAAATGGGGAAAGATAGAAGTACCTGTACCCATTGCTAATATATGAAGATCTACCTATAGTCAGACATACAAAAGTAATCTTTCCTGATGTTGGGGATTTGTTCCTGAATACAAGCTTCTAAACTCTTGACTAGTTATTAACTATAAGCCGGATTTCTTCATCTGCCCCAAAAAGCAAGTGACAGAAACAGCAAAAGACTACTCAACAAGGACTGAAAATTTGATTTGGAATTACAATAATAATGATGGCCAAGATCTCACAACAACTTTGATTTTTTggtacatattttcttctatgccTGCATACCTTATATTAGTCAGTTTAACTGAAATTTAACATGTTTAAACATAGTTGTTGAACTCATATTCTAGCCCCTCTGAGTATCTTCTATAACTGTTCCTATGACAAGACCATTGCGTATATCAGCTCTACATGAGTGTTACAGATAACTTTTGAAGAATATTACATAGTCTCttcacttattttattcattagcttCAGTGCATATCTTGATAATTCATTAGAGTCAACCTAAGAGAatgagatttaaatattttatacaaatatgtgtgtatatgtaccattttatgctttagaaaattaaactttttatattattcttaattttttcaaatataaaatacgGAACTTGTGCAAAGTTAGGCAGGTAGCAAATAAAGTGGAGCTTGAAGCTCAGATCAAGTCTAATTCACAACTTCACTAATTTTCATAAACATGTGAATCACCTGGGTATCTCGAAAAACCTTATTCTGTTTTAGTGTTCAGGGCAGGTCCTGAGATTGTGCATTTATTGTAAGTGCCCAGGTGATTCTTAGGCAACAGGTCTTGAACATACTTGAGTGACAAAGCTTTAATGTACACTGAATTAGTAGATTATCTGGATTTTTCTGATCTAAATGAATTCCTTTTGCCTTATTATGGATTGGCATGCCGACCTGAAAAATGACAAGAacataattttctgttttgtagaAAGCTCCATATTCATGTTGTTTGTAAGTATgctaaaaatattactaaaaacaattttcttaaaagtaaGCTAAACTTTTGCCAGGCTACTAAATAGTTTTAGAATATTACTAACAGCCTAACTTTAATTCAGTCATATTCTAAGCAtggtaagaataaataaaagaataatgtaaaGTGCCTGCCATTACAAAGCTGACAATTCAATTAGGATAtaggaaaagaacaaatgaaaatatattataagtataattacattatataattGAAACCAGGGAAACTGAAATCCTGGATGAGAGAGGATCATTGTACTCATTGGAACATGTATTACACAGGTTTAACATGGTAGAAAAGTGTCCCAG
This sequence is a window from Phyllostomus discolor isolate MPI-MPIP mPhyDis1 chromosome 3, mPhyDis1.pri.v3, whole genome shotgun sequence. Protein-coding genes within it:
- the LOC114504315 gene encoding olfactory receptor 13C3; the protein is MDKINKTFVSEFLLLGLSGYPKTEIIYFVLILVMYLVILIGNGVLIIACIFDSRLHTPMYFFLGNLSLLDICYTSSSVPSTLVSLISKKRNISFSGCTVQMFFGFAMGSTECLLLGMMAFDRYVAICNPLRYPIIMSKVAYVLMASVSWLSGGINSVVQTSLAMQLPFCENNIINHFTCEILAVLKLACADISLNIITMLISNMAFLVLPLLVIFFSYVFILYTILRMNSATGRRKAFSTCSAHLTVVIIFYGTIFFMYAKPKSQGLPGEDKLQTSDKLISLFYGVVTPMLNPIIYSLRNKDVKTAVKYLLNQKPVQ